DNA from Corynebacterium stationis:
CGGTGGAAACATTTTCATCGTAACTGTTAAGGCTTCGCGCGCGGTGCACTAGTGCTTGTGCCCGATTTCCGCGGGCGGCATAGAACTTGTGCGCGCCTTTGTGAAAAGCACGGCGGCGTGCCGGGCCCACGAGCCCGCCAACCGTGGATTTGTCTTCCACCGCGCCAAATTCCAGCACCGGTGGAAATACCCCGGGGGCTACGGTAAGGATTCCAGCATCGATAGCTGCTTCAATGGCCCAGTCCACGTCTTCGGTGCCCACCATGTGCTCGATGAGATCCAACGTGGCTGGTTCATCCACACATGACATGGCTTGGAGTACTAACAGGGTTTCTTTGCTAAGCCCCTGTGATTTTTCCTCCCACCTTTTAATCCATTGCTGCGGTACTTTAACAGTGACATTGCGGTTATTCCACGAATCAGCAGGCAAAGCCGTTAGTAATTCATGAACCTTGCCCAAGTATCCACCCGACATGGATTGGATACGCTCGGCCAATTCCATCGGGATGCGCGCACCGACATCTGACAAGGCAAAGGTTTGAACTTCCTCTACCTTCATGGGGGTTAGTTGCACAATACTGTCTGCGTACGCCAAGTAAGGCGCGTTCGATGCCCCGGTAAGAAAGACGATAAAGCGCCCATCTTCTAACGTGCTCAGCGCAGCCCCGATGGCCTCCACCGTAGATGCTTGCAACAAGTGCGCATCATCAATGTGTACCAGCGTGGATGCAAAAGGCGCATCCACCACGCCCACCATCGCAACCAATGGATCATCACTCATAGGCTGTGCATCATCGCGGTCAGATTCCGTGAGCACCAAGTTAATGCGGTTGATAACTTCCTCAGTGCTCATGTCCGAGGTAGCTGACATTGAATAGGCCGACCACCCACGAAGATTGCGCAGAAGAGAACGTGCCAGCGAAGACTTACCTGTCCCAGAATCACCATGGATAGCTAAAATTTGGCCGATACCTGGGCTTAAGTTATTAATCTCCGACATCACCTTTTGGATCTCGGGACGGGCCAATAACGACAGATCAATTCCGCCGCGCTGCGATTTATTAGTGGCCATTGAAGTCATTTTAGAAGAAAAAGCCGTCGTCATATGCAAAATGACAGGCTGCCTAAGCTTCACTGATAGAAGCTCGTGCAGCCTGTCTACTTTCTGTACTCGGAATGGACCTGGAAGAGTGTTTAGACCATCAGTAGGTCTTAGCCCTGATCACCGCCGGAAACCGGAAGCACAGAACCGGTAATATAGCTTGCTTCCTTTGATGCCAAGAAGCAGATAGGTGCGGTTTGCTCATCCAAGGTGCCGTAACGCTTCATCAAGGATGAATCCACGGTCTGGTCAACAATTTGCTGGTACCATGCCTTTTCCTGCTCATCATCCGGCAATGGCCCACGTTGTACCGCGCGTGCTGGAGCCAGCGTGCCGCCAGGCGCTGCGGCAACAACGCGCACGTTGTGGTGCGCTGCTTCGTGCGCGAGTGCCGAAACAATCGCGTTGACTCCGCCCTTGGCTGCTGCATAAGGCACGCGGTTGATTCCGCCAGTGGCTGTCGATGACACGTTGACAATAACACCCTGCTCGGAGCGAGAATCTTCCTTCGAAGAATTTCCAATCAAAGCGGGTAGAACCGCCCGGCACATCCACAGAGTGGGGAAGAGAGAACGGTTGATTTCCTTCTCAATCTCCTCCGGCGTGTAGTGCTCATAAGGTTTTGCCCAGATAGTGCCGCCGACGTTATTAATAAGGACATCGACGCGCCCGGCCTTCTCTAGCGCGAAGTCCACGGCGGACTGCGCACCAGCAAAGGTTTCTAGGTCAGCGGTGGTGGAATACACCTCGCCCACGCCGGCATCGAGAAGCTCTTGCGCTTTCTCATGCACCAAGTCCGCACGGTCTACTAAGACCACCGTGCCGTCTTCGCGCGCAATACGCTGGGCTACTGCAAAGCCGATGCCCTGGGCAGCACCCGTGACGATGACAACCTGGTCTTTGAAGCGCTGCGGGGTGAAAATTCCTTGTTCATCGGCGGCTCCGCCAACTGGCATCGTCATCTACACACCGACCTTTACTGCGACCTCTTCAGTCTTTTCCGCAACCTTCTCACCGGTCTCAGCGGCACCAGGCTGCTGGTTAGCGTTGAACTTCTCGTAGTAGAAATTCAGCGGCGGGGTGTCATGGCCGTCGAAGTACTTGCGTACTGCTTCCACCATTGGCGGTGGGCCACACAGGTAAGAATCGGCCTCGCCTTCAGCGAGGTGCTCAGTCGAATCCATGTGGTCAGTGACAAAGCCACAGCGCTCGTGTCCTTCTTCCTGGGAAAGTACCGTGAAGAAGTCGAAGTCATCGATGCGGTCCTTGTACGCAGCGATTTCCTCCAAGCGCACTAGGTCTTCGCTGGTGTTGGCGCCGTAGATAAGACGCACTGGGACATCGAGAAGCTCATCGTTTGCGAGAGATTCCATAATCGACATCACTGGTGCCAAGCCCGTACCGCCAGCGAGTAAAAGCACTGGCTGCAGCGGCTCACGCAGGAAGAAGGAACCCATAGGGCCTTCAAATTCCAGCTTGTCGCCGACCTGAGCTACGTCCTTAAGCCAGTTGGTCATCAAACCATTCGGAGTGTTTTTGATCAGGAAGGCAATCTTGTCTTCCTGCGGACCGGTGGCGAAGGAGTAGGAACGGGTCTCTTCTGAACCAGGAACGGTGATATTGACGTATTGACCTGGCAGGAAGCTCAGACGCTCACGGTCTTCTACTTCTAGTTCCAGCTCAAAGACCGTGTCCGACAGCGGGCCGACTTTGGTGACGGTTGCGTTGAAAGTTTCGGGTCCAGTCTTGGCCAGCACGGAGGTGGTGCGAATCTGCAAGACCATGTCGGAGCGGGGCTTGGCCTGACATGGCAGGCAGAAGCCGTTGTCCAGCTCGTCCTGGGTCATGGCATCATCTACGAAGTCACCTTCGTCGAAGTCGCCAGATTCACAGAAAGCCTTACAGGTACCGCAGGCGCCGTCACGGCAGTCAAAAGGAATGTTGATCTTGGACTGGTAGGCCGCATCTGCAACGGTCTGGTCTTCTCCACACGGAATGAACTTGGTGATTCCGTCTTCGAAGGCGAGTGCAATCTTGTGCTCGGTTTGGGTAGACATAATCATGTCCTCCTTTAAGTATGTACGGATTTAGACCATGTAGACATCGACGATGTGGTGGATGAAGTCATTGCGCAAGATGATGCGCTGCTTCTTAAACAGTGGCTTGCCAGTGGAAAGGTCCAAGGTGGCAAACGTAGTACCGAAGTAGTTATCGGTGGTCTCGTAGCGGTAGTAGTAGTTAGTCCAGTTAAAGCGGATGTCTACTTCGTTCTCGCGACGCTCCAGGATTTCCACGTTGGTGATGTTGTGACCAGTGCGTGGGTCTGGCAAAGAGGTTGCAGAGGAACGCTCGGTGCGGATGCGGAAGATGCGGTCTTCCAGGCCTGCGCGGTTCGGGTAGTAGATGAGCGAGATTTCAGACTGTGGGTCTTCGGTGAGTTCACCGTCATCGTCCCACGCGGGCATCCAGTACTCGGCATCCTCGGTGAAGCATTCGATCCACTCTTCAAAGTGGCGGTCATCGAGCAATCTGGCCTGGTAGTAGAGGAAGTCTTCTACTTCCGTGCGGGTGATTTCTTGGGTCATTAGTGCTTGCGACATGGTGGGTAGACCTCTCCTTATATAGAAGGTTGAGAAAAA
Protein-coding regions in this window:
- a CDS encoding 1,6-dihydroxycyclohexa-2,4-diene-1-carboxylate dehydrogenase — protein: MTMPVGGAADEQGIFTPQRFKDQVVIVTGAAQGIGFAVAQRIAREDGTVVLVDRADLVHEKAQELLDAGVGEVYSTTADLETFAGAQSAVDFALEKAGRVDVLINNVGGTIWAKPYEHYTPEEIEKEINRSLFPTLWMCRAVLPALIGNSSKEDSRSEQGVIVNVSSTATGGINRVPYAAAKGGVNAIVSALAHEAAHHNVRVVAAAPGGTLAPARAVQRGPLPDDEQEKAWYQQIVDQTVDSSLMKRYGTLDEQTAPICFLASKEASYITGSVLPVSGGDQG
- the benC gene encoding benzoate 1,2-dioxygenase electron transfer component BenC — protein: MSTQTEHKIALAFEDGITKFIPCGEDQTVADAAYQSKINIPFDCRDGACGTCKAFCESGDFDEGDFVDDAMTQDELDNGFCLPCQAKPRSDMVLQIRTTSVLAKTGPETFNATVTKVGPLSDTVFELELEVEDRERLSFLPGQYVNITVPGSEETRSYSFATGPQEDKIAFLIKNTPNGLMTNWLKDVAQVGDKLEFEGPMGSFFLREPLQPVLLLAGGTGLAPVMSIMESLANDELLDVPVRLIYGANTSEDLVRLEEIAAYKDRIDDFDFFTVLSQEEGHERCGFVTDHMDSTEHLAEGEADSYLCGPPPMVEAVRKYFDGHDTPPLNFYYEKFNANQQPGAAETGEKVAEKTEEVAVKVGV
- the benB gene encoding benzoate 1,2-dioxygenase small subunit; this encodes MSQALMTQEITRTEVEDFLYYQARLLDDRHFEEWIECFTEDAEYWMPAWDDDGELTEDPQSEISLIYYPNRAGLEDRIFRIRTERSSATSLPDPRTGHNITNVEILERRENEVDIRFNWTNYYYRYETTDNYFGTTFATLDLSTGKPLFKKQRIILRNDFIHHIVDVYMV